The Methanocaldococcus jannaschii DSM 2661 genome has a segment encoding these proteins:
- the speE gene encoding spermidine synthase: protein MNQNNDFKCHIWFTEYHNNNVALSVRVKDILYREKSGFQEIEIIDTYDFGKALILDNTFQTTERDEFIYHELISHIPLFTHPNPRNVLVIGGGDGGTVREVVKHKSVETVDFVELDEKVIEACKKYMPKLSCEIDNEKVNLIITDGIKYVAETEKKYDVIIVDCPDPVGPAKGLFEKEFYKNVFKCLNDDGIMVQQSESPLYNLDLIQNICRYLKDAGFKIIMPYTYPMPTYPSGFWSFTLASKKYNPLEVDEARIKEALKDMETKYYDEEVHKGIFLAAPKFLKDAVKKALE from the coding sequence GTGAATCAAAATAATGATTTTAAATGCCATATTTGGTTTACAGAGTATCATAACAACAATGTAGCTCTTTCAGTTAGAGTTAAGGATATCTTATATAGGGAGAAATCAGGATTTCAAGAGATAGAGATTATTGACACCTATGATTTTGGGAAGGCATTAATTTTAGATAACACTTTTCAGACAACAGAGAGAGATGAATTTATTTATCATGAATTAATATCCCACATACCTCTTTTCACCCATCCAAATCCAAGGAATGTTTTGGTTATTGGAGGAGGGGATGGAGGGACTGTTAGGGAAGTTGTTAAGCATAAATCAGTTGAAACAGTGGATTTTGTAGAGTTGGATGAAAAGGTTATTGAAGCTTGTAAAAAGTATATGCCAAAATTGAGCTGTGAAATTGATAATGAGAAGGTAAATTTGATAATAACAGATGGAATTAAGTATGTTGCTGAAACAGAGAAGAAGTATGATGTGATTATTGTTGATTGTCCAGACCCTGTTGGGCCTGCTAAGGGGCTTTTTGAGAAAGAATTTTATAAAAATGTGTTTAAATGTTTAAATGATGATGGAATTATGGTTCAGCAATCAGAGAGTCCATTGTATAACTTAGATTTGATACAAAATATCTGCAGATATTTAAAAGATGCTGGATTTAAGATAATTATGCCATACACCTACCCAATGCCAACATATCCAAGTGGATTCTGGAGCTTTACATTAGCATCTAAAAAATACAACCCATTAGAAGTTGATGAGGCAAGAATAAAAGAAGCTTTAAAAGATATGGAAACTAAATACTATGATGAAGAAGTCCATAAGGGAATATTTTTAGCAGCACCTAAATTTTTAAAAGATGCTGTTAAAAAAGCTCTTGAATAA
- a CDS encoding LAGLIDADG family homing endonuclease: MELYKKGYSARTIAKILGCSKSTVCYRLYKLGITPRRGLDLNPQEIIKLYQNGYTTTEIAKIMKCSHETIRRILRNNNIDIRKSSESLIIKNTKKINLNPSESLAYILGVLNGDGSVNKQESNYVIELKVTDKDFIEEFKRNLENIGFKYINEYVRKFENKKDQYVVRVRSKGFYYWYKSLNVDYYMNVIGNNEKLMISWLKGFYDSEGSVVINKKGNYVYKYVSIANTNRNLIDVCCSFLEKLGIEYSVYCEKNNRYKSGYL, from the coding sequence TTGGAATTATATAAAAAGGGATATTCTGCAAGAACGATTGCAAAAATATTGGGATGTAGTAAATCAACAGTATGTTACAGATTATATAAATTAGGTATAACTCCAAGAAGAGGTTTAGATTTGAATCCTCAAGAAATTATTAAGTTATATCAAAATGGATATACAACTACTGAAATAGCAAAGATTATGAAGTGTAGCCATGAAACGATAAGAAGAATTCTAAGAAATAATAATATCGATATTAGAAAATCATCTGAAAGCTTAATAATCAAAAATACGAAAAAAATAAATTTAAATCCTTCAGAATCGTTAGCTTACATATTGGGAGTTTTAAATGGAGATGGAAGTGTAAATAAGCAGGAAAGTAATTATGTGATTGAATTAAAAGTTACAGATAAGGATTTTATAGAAGAATTTAAAAGAAATCTTGAAAACATTGGCTTCAAATACATAAATGAATATGTTAGGAAATTTGAAAATAAAAAAGACCAATATGTTGTAAGAGTTCGTTCAAAAGGTTTCTATTATTGGTATAAAAGTCTTAATGTAGATTACTATATGAATGTAATTGGAAATAACGAAAAACTAATGATTTCTTGGCTAAAAGGATTTTATGATTCCGAGGGTTCAGTTGTAATAAACAAAAAAGGAAATTATGTATATAAATATGTCAGTATAGCGAACACTAACAGGAATCTAATTGATGTTTGTTGTAGTTTCTTAGAGAAATTAGGAATTGAGTATTCAGTTTATTGTGAGAAAAATAACAGATATAAATCTGGATACCTCTGA
- the speD gene encoding adenosylmethionine decarboxylase, which produces MLKYLGKHLILELWGCDPKALDDIEGIEKMLVDSVKACGATLICVRTHKFSPQGATGVAVLAESHIAIHTYPEYGYAALDVFTCGEHTDPYKALEVIREFLKPKSIQIIDLKRGLMENGTFELK; this is translated from the coding sequence ATGTTAAAATACTTAGGGAAACACTTAATATTAGAGTTATGGGGTTGCGACCCAAAGGCATTGGACGATATTGAGGGCATAGAAAAGATGTTAGTAGATAGTGTAAAAGCATGTGGAGCTACTTTAATTTGTGTAAGAACTCACAAATTCTCTCCTCAAGGAGCTACAGGAGTTGCTGTGCTCGCGGAAAGTCATATAGCAATACATACCTACCCTGAGTATGGCTATGCCGCCTTGGATGTATTTACCTGTGGAGAGCATACAGACCCATACAAGGCATTAGAAGTTATAAGAGAGTTTTTAAAACCAAAATCAATACAAATAATTGATTTAAAAAGAGGATTAATGGAAAATGGGACTTTTGAACTTAAATAA
- a CDS encoding pyruvoyl-dependent arginine decarboxylase has translation MNAEINPLHAYFKLPNTVSLVAGSSEGETPLNAFDGALLNAGIGNVNLIRISSIMPPEAEIVPLPKLPMGALVPTAYGYIISDVPGETISAAISVAIPKDKSLCGLIMEYEGKCSKKEAEKTVREMAKIGFEMRGWELDRIESIAVEHTVEKLGCAFAAAALWYK, from the coding sequence ATGAATGCTGAGATAAACCCTCTCCATGCTTATTTTAAATTACCAAACACAGTTTCCTTAGTAGCAGGTAGTAGTGAAGGAGAAACACCACTAAACGCTTTTGATGGAGCTTTGTTAAATGCAGGCATAGGGAATGTCAATTTAATTAGAATCAGCAGTATAATGCCTCCAGAAGCTGAAATCGTTCCTTTGCCTAAATTACCAATGGGAGCTTTGGTTCCAACAGCTTATGGATACATCATTAGCGATGTCCCAGGAGAGACAATATCAGCTGCAATAAGTGTAGCTATTCCAAAAGATAAGAGTTTATGTGGTTTAATAATGGAGTATGAAGGAAAATGCTCAAAAAAAGAGGCTGAAAAAACAGTTAGAGAGATGGCGAAGATTGGTTTTGAGATGAGAGGCTGGGAATTGGATAGAATTGAATCAATTGCAGTTGAGCATACTGTTGAAAAGTTAGGATGTGCATTTGCTGCAGCTGCATTGTGGTATAAATAA
- the fhcD gene encoding formylmethanofuran--tetrahydromethanopterin N-formyltransferase — protein MEINGVYIEDTFAEAFPIWVSRVLITAATKKWAKIAATEATGFGCSVIMCPAEAGIEKYVPPSKTPDGRPGFIIQICHPKKSELEHQMLERLGQCVLTCPTTAIFDAMGDMADEQLKVGFKLKFFGDGYEKKDELYGRKVYKIPIMGGEFITEAKFGIKKGVAGGNFFIMADTNASALIAAEAAVNAIASVDGVITPFPGGVVASGSKVGASNPKYKFMVATTNHKMCPTLKGVVEDSEIPEDVNGVYEIVIDGVDEESVKEAMKQGILAATRVKGVKKITAGNYGGKLGKYQFNLRELFE, from the coding sequence ATGGAAATAAATGGAGTATATATTGAAGATACATTTGCAGAAGCATTCCCAATATGGGTTTCAAGAGTTTTAATAACAGCAGCTACAAAGAAGTGGGCTAAGATTGCAGCTACAGAGGCAACAGGTTTTGGTTGTTCAGTTATAATGTGTCCAGCAGAAGCAGGAATTGAGAAATATGTCCCTCCATCAAAAACACCAGATGGAAGACCAGGATTTATAATACAGATATGCCACCCTAAAAAGTCAGAGTTAGAGCATCAAATGTTAGAGAGATTGGGGCAGTGTGTCTTAACATGTCCAACAACTGCTATTTTTGATGCTATGGGAGACATGGCTGATGAGCAGTTAAAGGTTGGATTTAAGTTGAAGTTTTTCGGAGACGGTTATGAGAAGAAAGATGAATTATATGGAAGAAAAGTTTATAAAATCCCAATCATGGGAGGGGAATTTATAACTGAAGCTAAGTTTGGAATTAAGAAAGGAGTTGCTGGAGGAAACTTCTTTATAATGGCAGATACAAACGCCTCTGCCTTAATCGCTGCTGAAGCTGCAGTTAATGCTATTGCAAGTGTTGATGGCGTTATAACTCCATTCCCAGGAGGAGTTGTTGCTTCTGGTAGTAAAGTTGGAGCAAGTAATCCAAAATACAAGTTCATGGTTGCTACAACAAACCACAAGATGTGTCCAACATTGAAGGGTGTTGTTGAAGATTCAGAAATTCCAGAAGATGTAAATGGAGTTTATGAGATAGTTATTGATGGTGTTGATGAGGAATCAGTTAAAGAGGCTATGAAGCAGGGTATCTTAGCAGCTACAAGAGTTAAAGGTGTTAAGAAGATTACAGCTGGAAACTATGGAGGTAAGTTAGGTAAATATCAATTTAACTTAAGAGAGTTGTTTGAATAA
- a CDS encoding DUF211 domain-containing protein: protein MNGIRRIVLDILKPHEPKITDMALKLTSLSNIDGVNITVYEIDKETENVKVTIEGNNLDFDEIQEIIESLGGTIHSIDEVVAGKKIIEEVRTPQDRH, encoded by the coding sequence TTGAACGGCATTAGGAGAATTGTTTTAGATATATTGAAGCCGCATGAGCCAAAAATAACAGATATGGCATTAAAATTAACATCATTATCAAACATTGATGGGGTTAATATTACAGTCTATGAAATAGATAAAGAGACTGAGAATGTTAAAGTTACAATTGAAGGGAATAATTTAGATTTTGATGAGATTCAGGAAATTATTGAAAGTTTGGGAGGGACTATTCACAGTATAGATGAGGTTGTTGCAGGTAAAAAGATTATTGAAGAAGTTAGAACACCACAAGATAGGCATTAA
- the engB gene encoding GTP-binding protein EngB yields MDFFERYKNLKEKYEEKKTKPKVIVVGRSNVGKSTFVRLMTGRKDIRVGKKPGVTLKINEYDMGEYILVDMPGFGYMAGLPKKVQEKIKDEIVHYIEEHADEIAAAVQIIDTKSFFEIVERWKGRGEIPIDLEMFDFITDLKISPILVANKMDKIKKEEWDAVLDGICEYLKCQPPWHQWKFIVPAILKEGKGIEEIKKKILERVRLFKKLRGIE; encoded by the coding sequence ATGGACTTTTTTGAGAGATATAAGAATTTAAAAGAAAAGTATGAAGAAAAAAAGACAAAGCCAAAAGTTATTGTAGTTGGGAGAAGTAATGTAGGTAAATCCACTTTTGTTAGATTAATGACTGGAAGAAAAGATATTAGAGTAGGAAAAAAGCCAGGAGTTACTTTAAAAATTAATGAATACGATATGGGGGAGTATATTTTGGTGGATATGCCTGGCTTTGGTTACATGGCTGGACTACCAAAAAAAGTGCAAGAGAAGATTAAGGATGAGATTGTTCATTATATTGAAGAGCATGCTGATGAAATAGCTGCTGCTGTTCAAATTATAGATACGAAATCATTTTTTGAGATAGTTGAAAGATGGAAAGGGAGGGGAGAAATTCCAATTGATTTAGAGATGTTTGACTTTATAACTGATTTGAAGATTAGCCCGATTCTTGTAGCTAATAAAATGGATAAGATAAAGAAAGAGGAATGGGATGCAGTTTTAGATGGCATCTGTGAATATTTAAAATGCCAGCCACCATGGCATCAGTGGAAGTTTATAGTCCCAGCCATATTGAAAGAGGGTAAAGGAATTGAAGAGATAAAGAAAAAGATTCTTGAGAGGGTTAGATTGTTTAAAAAATTAAGAGGAATAGAATAA
- the rpsJ gene encoding 30S ribosomal protein S10 has translation MQRARIKLSSTDHKVLDEICRQIKEIAEKTGVDISGPIPLPTKVLRVVTRKSPDGEGSSTFDRWTMKIHKRLIDIDADERALRHIMKIRIPDNVQIEIQFK, from the coding sequence ATGCAAAGGGCAAGAATCAAGTTATCAAGTACAGACCACAAAGTTTTAGATGAAATTTGCAGACAAATAAAAGAGATTGCTGAAAAAACAGGAGTAGATATTTCAGGACCTATACCATTACCAACAAAGGTCTTGAGAGTTGTTACAAGAAAGAGTCCAGATGGAGAAGGTTCATCAACATTTGACAGATGGACAATGAAAATCCACAAAAGATTAATTGACATTGATGCAGACGAGAGAGCTTTAAGACACATTATGAAAATAAGAATCCCTGACAATGTTCAAATAGAGATACAGTTCAAATAA
- the tuf gene encoding translation elongation factor EF-1 subunit alpha, translating to MAKQKPVLNVAFIGHVDAGKSTTVGRLLYDSGAIDPQLLEKLKREAQERGKAGFEFAYVMDNLKEERERGVTIDVAHKKFETQKYEVTIVDCPGHRDFIKNMITGASQADAAVLVVDVNDAKTGIQPQTREHMFLARTLGIKQIAVAINKMDTVNYSQEEYEKMKKMLSEQLLKVLGYNPDQIDFIPTASLKGDNVVKRSENMPWYKGPTLVEALDKFQPPEKPTNLPLRIPIQDVYSITGVGTVPVGRVETGILRPGDKVVFEPAGVSGEVKSIEMHHEQIPQAEPGDNIGFNVRGVSKKDIKRGDVCGHPDNPPTVAEEFTAQIVVLQHPTAITVGYTPVFHAHTAQVACTFIELLKKLDPRTGQVIEENPQFLKTGDAAIVKIKPTKPMVIENVREIPQLGRFAIRDMGMTIAAGMAIDVKAKNK from the coding sequence ATGGCAAAGCAAAAACCAGTATTAAACGTAGCATTCATTGGACACGTCGATGCAGGTAAGTCAACAACAGTCGGTAGATTATTATACGACAGTGGAGCTATCGACCCACAGTTATTAGAGAAGTTAAAAAGAGAAGCTCAAGAGAGAGGTAAAGCAGGATTCGAGTTTGCTTACGTCATGGACAACTTGAAAGAAGAGAGAGAAAGAGGGGTTACAATTGACGTAGCTCACAAGAAGTTCGAAACCCAAAAATATGAAGTTACAATCGTCGATTGTCCAGGACACAGGGACTTCATTAAAAACATGATTACAGGAGCTTCACAGGCAGACGCTGCTGTCTTAGTTGTTGATGTTAATGATGCCAAGACAGGAATTCAGCCACAAACAAGAGAGCACATGTTCTTAGCAAGAACATTGGGTATTAAGCAAATTGCAGTTGCAATTAACAAGATGGATACAGTTAACTACAGCCAAGAAGAATACGAAAAAATGAAAAAGATGTTATCAGAGCAGTTATTAAAAGTCTTAGGTTACAACCCAGACCAAATTGACTTCATCCCAACAGCTTCATTGAAAGGAGACAACGTCGTTAAAAGATCAGAAAACATGCCATGGTACAAAGGTCCAACATTAGTTGAAGCATTAGACAAATTCCAACCACCAGAAAAACCAACAAACTTACCATTAAGAATCCCAATCCAAGATGTCTATTCAATTACAGGGGTTGGAACTGTCCCAGTTGGAAGAGTCGAAACAGGTATCTTAAGACCAGGAGACAAAGTTGTCTTCGAACCAGCAGGAGTTAGCGGAGAAGTTAAGTCAATTGAGATGCACCACGAACAAATTCCACAAGCAGAACCAGGAGACAACATTGGATTCAACGTTAGAGGAGTCAGTAAGAAAGATATTAAGAGAGGAGACGTTTGTGGGCACCCAGACAACCCACCAACAGTTGCAGAAGAATTCACAGCTCAAATCGTTGTCTTACAGCACCCAACAGCAATTACAGTTGGTTACACACCAGTCTTCCACGCACACACAGCACAGGTTGCATGTACATTCATTGAGTTGTTGAAGAAATTAGACCCAAGAACAGGGCAAGTCATTGAAGAGAACCCACAGTTCTTAAAGACTGGTGACGCAGCAATAGTCAAAATCAAACCAACAAAACCAATGGTCATTGAAAACGTTAGAGAAATTCCACAGTTAGGTAGATTCGCTATCAGAGATATGGGTATGACAATCGCTGCAGGTATGGCAATCGATGTCAAAGCTAAGAACAAATAA
- a CDS encoding selenocysteine-specific translation elongation factor has product MEGLTVGLFGHVEGVGKELGKKGTSTDITLYNYKQGDKAVCYVEPTRYPDRINPLIYEINMMDYALVFIDEITGELGETLLALDMFGINNGAFVVGEYVDLDMLKNIISQTSMKDFEILERDFINIREKMINLNIERDYNGFVKIPIDHYFTVRSVGTVILGKVESGTVRVHDNLRVYPTDKMAMVRSIQIHDNDFKEAKAGNRVGLALKGITTDELDRGMILSNGELKVAKEIEININWNPFMQKTVKEGENYQIIVGLQSVSCVVEEVNKNKIKLSLQKEIAYDVGDKLCLIDGSAKIRILGVGKL; this is encoded by the coding sequence ATGGAAGGTTTGACAGTAGGGTTATTTGGACATGTTGAAGGTGTTGGAAAAGAATTAGGGAAGAAAGGAACTTCAACAGACATAACTTTATATAATTACAAACAGGGAGATAAGGCAGTTTGTTATGTAGAGCCAACAAGATATCCAGATAGAATAAACCCTTTAATATATGAAATAAACATGATGGACTATGCCTTAGTTTTTATTGATGAGATTACAGGAGAGTTAGGAGAGACACTTTTAGCATTGGATATGTTTGGAATAAATAATGGAGCTTTTGTTGTTGGTGAATATGTTGATTTAGACATGTTGAAAAATATAATATCCCAAACATCAATGAAGGACTTTGAAATCTTAGAGAGAGATTTTATAAACATTAGGGAAAAGATGATTAATTTAAATATTGAGAGAGATTATAACGGCTTTGTTAAAATTCCAATAGACCACTACTTTACTGTTAGAAGTGTTGGAACTGTTATATTAGGAAAGGTTGAGAGTGGAACTGTAAGAGTTCATGACAATTTGAGGGTCTATCCAACAGATAAAATGGCAATGGTTAGGAGCATTCAAATCCATGATAATGATTTTAAAGAGGCAAAAGCTGGGAATAGAGTAGGTTTAGCTTTAAAAGGAATAACTACAGATGAGTTAGATAGAGGAATGATACTATCAAATGGAGAGTTAAAAGTTGCTAAAGAGATTGAAATCAACATTAACTGGAACCCATTCATGCAAAAAACTGTAAAGGAAGGGGAGAACTACCAAATAATTGTTGGTTTGCAAAGTGTTTCATGTGTTGTTGAGGAAGTGAATAAAAACAAAATAAAGCTTTCACTGCAAAAAGAAATAGCTTACGATGTTGGAGATAAGCTATGTTTAATTGATGGCAGTGCAAAAATTAGGATATTGGGTGTCGGAAAATTATAG
- a CDS encoding NCS2 family permease, producing MKFVEKYFEFEKYGTNLKVETLAGITTFMTMAYIIFVNPQILSTAGMDFGAVMVATCIASAIATLVMGLYARYPFALAPGMGLNAYFTYGVCLGMGIDWRVALGAVFISGVLFIILTLTKIRTWIFNVIPNAIKYGTAVGIGLFIAFIGLKSAGIIVSSKATLVTLGNLMEPSTLLALFGIFLTSILVSRNVIGAILIGIIVTSLIGMILGISPFPEGIFSMPPSIAPTFLQLDIMGALNLGLLTIVLAFFFVDMFDTLGTLSALASQAGYLDKDGKLPRVEKALMADATGTVVGSLLGTSTVTTYIESASGIALGGRTGFVSVVVAMLFLLSLFFYPVVKAIPPYATAAALVIVGALMMRSVKYIDFDDYTEAIPAFITLLTIPLTFSIATGLALGFITYPILKVFTGRWKEVHWLVYVLAVIFALRFVYLSG from the coding sequence ATGAAATTTGTTGAAAAATACTTTGAATTTGAGAAGTATGGGACTAATCTAAAGGTAGAAACCCTTGCAGGAATAACTACATTTATGACCATGGCATATATAATATTTGTCAATCCACAGATTTTGAGTACTGCAGGTATGGATTTTGGAGCAGTTATGGTTGCTACTTGTATTGCTTCAGCAATTGCAACTTTAGTTATGGGATTATATGCAAGATATCCATTTGCCTTAGCTCCAGGAATGGGATTAAACGCTTATTTTACCTATGGGGTTTGCTTAGGAATGGGAATTGATTGGAGAGTTGCCTTAGGTGCTGTTTTCATCTCTGGAGTGCTCTTTATAATATTAACATTAACAAAGATAAGAACATGGATTTTTAATGTTATTCCAAATGCTATAAAGTATGGAACTGCTGTTGGTATTGGTTTATTTATTGCGTTTATTGGGTTAAAAAGTGCTGGTATCATAGTTAGTAGTAAAGCTACATTAGTTACATTAGGGAATTTAATGGAGCCATCTACACTGTTGGCGTTGTTTGGGATATTTTTGACATCAATCTTAGTTAGTAGGAATGTTATTGGAGCTATATTAATTGGAATTATAGTAACTTCGCTAATAGGAATGATTTTAGGAATTTCACCATTCCCAGAAGGAATATTCTCAATGCCTCCATCAATTGCACCAACATTCTTACAGCTTGATATAATGGGGGCTTTAAACTTAGGTTTATTGACAATAGTCTTGGCATTCTTCTTTGTTGATATGTTTGACACTTTGGGAACTTTAAGTGCTTTAGCCTCTCAGGCTGGATATTTAGATAAAGATGGAAAACTGCCAAGGGTTGAAAAGGCTTTAATGGCTGATGCTACTGGAACAGTTGTTGGTTCTCTCTTGGGAACTTCAACTGTAACAACCTATATAGAATCTGCAAGTGGTATAGCACTTGGAGGAAGAACAGGTTTTGTTTCAGTAGTTGTGGCTATGTTGTTTTTATTATCTTTATTTTTCTATCCAGTAGTTAAGGCAATTCCCCCCTATGCAACAGCAGCAGCACTTGTCATTGTAGGAGCTTTAATGATGAGGTCAGTAAAATACATCGACTTTGATGACTACACAGAGGCAATTCCTGCATTTATAACTTTGCTAACTATTCCTTTGACATTTAGTATAGCTACAGGTCTCGCCTTAGGATTTATAACATATCCAATCTTAAAGGTATTTACTGGAAGATGGAAGGAAGTACATTGGCTTGTATATGTTTTAGCCGTAATATTCGCTTTAAGATTTGTATATCTTTCGGGGTAA
- a CDS encoding NifB/NifX family molybdenum-iron cluster-binding protein, with product MKVAISMDVDKISNSFEDCKYFLIVRIDDNEVKSTKVIFNDESGKKSIVKENVNAIICKNISEENYKKFSKKIEIYHAEGDDVDKNISLFIEGELSKISNP from the coding sequence ATGAAAGTAGCCATTTCAATGGATGTTGATAAAATTAGTAATAGTTTTGAAGATTGTAAGTATTTCTTAATTGTTAGAATAGATGATAACGAAGTTAAGAGTACAAAAGTTATATTCAATGATGAAAGTGGAAAAAAGTCTATTGTAAAAGAAAACGTTAATGCAATTATATGTAAAAACATAAGTGAAGAGAATTACAAAAAATTTAGCAAAAAAATAGAAATTTATCATGCTGAAGGAGATGATGTTGATAAAAACATCTCTTTATTTATTGAGGGGGAATTAAGTAAAATAAGTAATCCATAA
- a CDS encoding minor capsid protein, with protein MEDDKIQMETVSIDLAKDTAVNMALRILFTQIFTPYSIVSIDGKQLSKDVIDEISGLIDRHIRDLQLAFSDFLLKGKCYLYKLHYINPNSMNFKERKHWNPQKGRYEYCITYTIKRNNAERWWEVDTEEDVRVVIAPMELRQHFPADVEFYDEKYLGVYYNPIPIHETIQEIADQKNTLALKVLPLMVQKTLIPTIIGITQNTKAGEIIKKALSNHQNRTRVYIPATPDEVKFETISIGKDIPTDLIETMLYYYDSAIFMGLGTSISIVKASGQELTTSRTVDRNILRIVQGYQQEIERWIADQLEKMGYKGIWVKFANPDPDWEINMLQKAKMVAELKAQEQVAKYDFSALIERIFPSNEFGEILAAYPDLTEKEVEKLLKMAKEGKGGLEYADEEKQKLLEKKRKSLEKIISKLEKVGDKFGKKSMENFVNWILETYERLGYNELMQDWDELLREFTREEVDMFFLDYVAPTLNSLKIYDDLDQQTIDILKQHWEQAFYNIYSSYSQQFLDVLTEGIQKGLGEEEIAKNLKKVAKDVKGSRLQMRAREEMNKTYNLTRARRFWNDKVIYVTMKDERVRPSHRKLHGLIFVPAERPELVPPLGYGCRCTITPVRD; from the coding sequence ATGGAAGATGATAAAATTCAAATGGAGACTGTTAGTATTGACTTAGCAAAAGATACTGCTGTAAATATGGCATTGAGAATCTTATTCACTCAAATCTTTACACCATACTCAATAGTATCAATTGATGGGAAGCAACTATCCAAAGATGTAATTGATGAGATTTCAGGACTGATTGATAGACACATAAGGGACTTACAATTAGCATTTTCTGATTTTTTACTGAAAGGAAAATGCTACCTCTACAAATTGCATTACATCAATCCGAATTCAATGAACTTTAAGGAAAGGAAACATTGGAATCCACAAAAAGGAAGATATGAGTATTGCATCACATACACAATTAAAAGGAATAATGCCGAAAGATGGTGGGAAGTTGATACAGAAGAGGATGTTAGGGTTGTAATTGCACCAATGGAGCTAAGACAACACTTTCCTGCGGATGTTGAATTTTATGATGAAAAGTATTTGGGAGTATATTACAATCCAATACCAATACATGAAACAATCCAAGAGATTGCAGACCAAAAAAACACACTTGCTTTAAAAGTATTGCCACTCATGGTTCAGAAAACCCTAATCCCAACAATTATAGGGATTACTCAAAACACTAAAGCAGGAGAGATAATAAAAAAGGCACTATCAAATCACCAAAATAGAACCAGAGTATATATTCCTGCAACTCCTGATGAAGTAAAATTTGAAACAATAAGCATAGGAAAAGACATCCCAACTGATTTGATAGAAACAATGCTGTATTACTATGACAGTGCCATATTCATGGGATTGGGGACTTCAATTAGTATTGTAAAAGCATCTGGGCAGGAGCTCACAACATCAAGGACTGTAGATAGGAACATATTAAGAATTGTTCAAGGGTATCAGCAGGAAATTGAAAGATGGATTGCAGACCAGTTAGAAAAAATGGGATACAAAGGCATCTGGGTTAAATTTGCGAATCCAGACCCTGACTGGGAAATTAATATGTTGCAAAAAGCAAAAATGGTTGCAGAATTAAAGGCACAAGAACAGGTAGCCAAATATGACTTCAGTGCATTGATTGAAAGAATCTTCCCAAGCAATGAATTTGGAGAAATACTTGCGGCATATCCTGATTTAACTGAAAAAGAAGTTGAGAAGCTATTGAAAATGGCAAAAGAGGGTAAAGGAGGTTTAGAATACGCAGATGAAGAAAAACAAAAATTATTAGAAAAAAAGCGTAAAAGTTTGGAAAAAATAATCAGCAAATTAGAAAAAGTGGGAGATAAGTTCGGCAAAAAATCAATGGAAAATTTTGTAAATTGGATACTTGAAACGTATGAAAGGCTTGGATATAACGAACTTATGCAAGATTGGGATGAATTATTAAGGGAATTCACTCGAGAAGAAGTGGATATGTTCTTCCTTGACTACGTAGCCCCTACACTCAATTCATTGAAGATATATGATGACTTAGACCAGCAAACTATTGATATACTAAAACAACATTGGGAACAGGCATTCTACAACATATATTCATCATATAGCCAACAGTTCCTTGATGTTCTTACAGAGGGAATTCAAAAAGGACTTGGTGAAGAAGAAATTGCAAAGAATCTTAAAAAAGTTGCAAAAGATGTTAAGGGTTCAAGATTGCAGATGAGGGCTCGTGAGGAGATGAACAAAACCTATAATCTGACAAGAGCGAGAAGGTTCTGGAATGACAAGGTAATATATGTCACAATGAAAGATGAAAGAGTTAGACCAAGCCATAGAAAACTGCATGGGCTCATCTTTGTACCTGCTGAAAGACCTGAATTAGTGCCACCATTAGGATACGGTTGTAGATGCACAATAACACCTGTGAGGGATTAA